The following nucleotide sequence is from Acidobacteriota bacterium.
CTCCGGACGCCACGTGGGGACTTGCCCATCTTTGTTGCACCTATGCAACAACAGATTTCGCGGTGAAACAGGGAGGACTCGGCGGCCCTTCCATCTTTCCCCCTGGTGAAACGCCCGTCCCGCGGGGTTCGAGGGCCCATCCGGAGGGTTCCTTTCCCGGAAGAAGAACGGGCGCTCCGGCCGTGGCACCGGGGTTGCTCTCCCGGACTCGGTTGGCCCACGGCTGGGCCTCTGAGGAGGAAGCGATGATCGAACTGACCGAACAGGCCGTGGAGGCCGTGAAGAGCTTCAGGAAGGCGGAGGGCCGCGAGGTATCGGGACTTCGCATCGCCGTCGTGGGCGGCGGGTGCAGCGGATTCCAGTACGACCTCTCCCTGGCCGAGAAGGCCTCCGAAAACGACGAGGTGTACGACTTCGGGGGGCTCTCCGTCTTTGTGGACAAGACCTCCCTGATCTATTTGAAGGGCACCGTGGTGGACTACGTCAACGACCTGCGGGGTTCGGGCTTCGTCTTCCAGAATCCCAACGCCCAGACTTCCTGCGGGTGCGGTCACTCCTTCGAAGCCTGACCATTTCGCGGGGAATTGGCACACCCCTTGCTTTGTTAGGAGTAGTCCCAAGCCGTTGAAACGGCAAGGAGGCCGAAAGGCGAACGAGACGCTTTCCCAAGAGGATCCCCCCTCCTCTCAAAGCTCCCCGGCCGAAAGGCCGGGGAGCCCCCCTCCAGGGTGGAAACGGGGCGAATGATCGGTTTCCCATGAGGATCCCCCTCCTCTTGTACTGCTCCCCGGGACCCCCCTCCCGGGGAGCGCCTTTTTTTGGGTCGCACGTCGGGAAACGCGCGAACGGGGGGAGGCGTCCACGCGACGGCTCCGGTCCATCCCCCGCCTCCGTTCCTCTCGAGGTTCGCCGGACCGCCTCAATCCCCGTCGTAGGCCTGAAGGACGACCTGCCCACCCGGTCCGTCGAAGACCATCCGGTAGTCGTTCAGGATGTCCCTGCCGAGGATGCCGTACAGAGGCACCGGGAACCGCTGGGGCACGTCCGTCACGAAGATGATTCGCCGATCGTAGCTCTTCGGCCCCATCGAAATCCTCACCTGTTCGGCGACTCCTGACGTGAAAGCTCCCGACTGTCCCAGCCCATAGAGCTTCCCATACTTGCCCGAGTTCACCCGGATCCCAACTCGGGGAGCGTACAGAGAGCTCAGAAGGGTGTAGGGGGCCCCGGTGTCGAGAAGGAAGGGAAAGGGACCTCGCCCCTGGAGGAGGACCGGCACGATGGGCACGCCCCGGTGCCACAGGACCGGGAGAGGGAACCCGCGCTCCCCGAGAAGGGTTTGGGGCTTTGTGCCCGAGGGCCACAAACCGAAACGGCCCTTCCGCCGGTCGTAGAGAACCACCCCGTCCAGGAAGGGCCCCAGCCCGATGTAGCCGGCCTTGTTGCTCCAGAACTCGCTGTCCCGGACGTTCACCAGGGCGGGAAGCCTTTGGATGTGCAGGCCCGCCGCCTCCAGGCTCTCCACGAGCACGACGTGGGTCCGTCGGCGCCCCCGATATCCCCATCCCTCGGCGGTGGTTTCGGAGAGAACGGGCAGATTGAGCCGTCGGATCAGATCTTCGTTCAGCAGGAGGGAGTCGCTTCCCGTGTCCAGGGCGATCCACGTGTCCCTTGTTCCGTTGAGGCGGAGGGGAATGCTGGGCTCCCGGTAGATCTCCCTGACCCTCGCGAGGGAGGGCGTCTCGGAAGGGAAGGAGACGAGCGTCCCCCCGCGGGAAGCGAGGGCTTCCTGCAACCGGAGTTCGTCTTGAAGCTCCTCGGAATCCGGGAGCCGGGCGGACAGGGCGCGCAGGCGATCCACCCTGCGGGAGGACTCGGGATCCAGGCGGGCGGAGGAGGCCTCCACGTTGGGGGAAACCCGGGTTCCCTCCACCCTGCCCCCCCAGAGGAGACGGGAGAGGCCCTCCTCGTCCCTGCGGAGCTGGAAGACCGTGGCGGCCTTGGTCAGGGCCGTGGAGCCCCAACGCCGGTCCTCCAAGGCCCGCTGGTAGGCCTCCCCCGCCCCTGCGGGATCGAAGGCATAGAGCCGGCAATCGCCCTGGAGGAGAGCCGCTTCCGGGTCATCTGGAAATCGGCCCGCGAGCTCCTCCGCCGAGGCGAGTGCCTCCGGCCAGCGCGCCGCCTCGAGCAAGGCCTTGGTCCGGGCGATGGCGATGCGCAGATTACCTGGGTCCTGGCGATGGGCCTTCCCAAGGACTCCCGCCGCCTCTTCGTAGCGACCCTCTTCCAACAGGGCGATTCCCCTGGCCAGCCCCGTGGAGATCGGCTCTTGAGCCGCCAGCCAAGAAGCCCACAGGAGGAGGGCCGCGGCGGCCCACCCCCTGCCGGCACCGAATTCACCGATCCTGCTCATGCGGCCTCCGCAACCCATTACAACACGCCAAGCCGCCCCCGTGCTTCCGGCCCGCCGGTTGGCTCCGAGGGCCGCCTGTGCTACCTTGGCGGAGGCCCCGGCCCGCCGGGGCCTCTCTTCCATCCGACCGGAGGCACCCATGTCCGTCCGCGTCCGCTTCGCCCCCTCTCCCACGGGGTACCTGCACGTGGGAGGAGCCCGCACGGCCCTCATCAACTGGCTCTTCGCCCGAAGGCACGAAGGCTGTTTCGTTCTGAGGGTGGAAGACACGGACGAGGCCCGCTCCACGCCGGAGATGACCCAGGTCATACTGGACGGGCTCGCCTGGCTCGGCATCACCTGGGACGAAGGTCCCTTCCTCCAGTCCGAACGGAGTCACCTGTACCGGGAAACGGCCCGGCGTCTCCTCGACGCGGGAAGCGCGTACCGGTGCTTCTGTTCGAAGGAAGCGCTCGCGGAGAGGAGGAGCGCCGCGGGGAAGCCGGAGGAGTGGAAGTACGACCGGCGCTGCAGGGGCCTGGATCGGACCGAATCCGACGCCCGCGCCGCCTCGGGCGAGCCCTTCGTGGTCCGTTGCGCGGTCCCCGACGAGCCCCTCCAATGGGACGACGTGGTCAAGGGCCCCATCCGCTTCGAACCCGGGGAAGTCGAGGACTTCATCCTCCTCCGGTCGGACGGAACGCCCACCTACCACCTCTCCGTCGTTTCGGACGACGCGGCCATGGGCATCACCCACGTGATCCGGGGGGAGGACCACGTCAGCAACACGCCCAAGCAGATCGCCCTTTACAAGGGGCTTGGCCTCGCCCCCCCGGTCTTCGGCCACCTTCCCCTCATCCTCGGCATGGACAAGCGGAAGCTCTCCAAGCGGCACGGCACGGTGTCGGTGCTGAGCTACCGGGACGAGGGCATCCTGCCCCTGGCCCTCTTCAACTACCTGGCGCAGATGGGGGCCAACCTCGGGGAAGAGCCGTGCCTCCCTGTCGAGGAGATCCTCCGCCGCTTCGACCTGGATTCCCTGAAAAAGAGCCCCTCGGTCTTCGACCGCGAACAGCTCCGCTTCGTCAACGCCAAGATCCTAGGAGAAACCCCCACGGACGAACTCGGATCCCTCCTGCCCCCCTTCCTGGCGGCGGAGGGGCTCGCCCCGTCGGCGATCCCCGAGCCCGCCGTGGCGGTCCTGAAGACCCGGGCCCACGATCTGAGGGAACTTGCCGCGTGGATGCGGCCCTTTCTCACCGAGGTCTTTCCCTACGATGAGAAGGGGCGCGCCAAGGCCCTCAAGGACCCGGCGGCCCTCCCCGCCGTGGCCTCCCTGGCGGAGCGCCTGGCGGAGATCCCCGAGGCCGACTGGACGCCCGCCCGCCTGGAGGAGGTCCTCCGCCGCCACGCGGAAGCGTGCGGGATCAAGGCCGGCGCGCTCATCCACCCCGTGCGGCTTTTTCTCACGGGGCGCTCCGAGAGCCCGGGGATCTTCGACGTCCTCTGGGCCATGGGAAAACCCGGAACCCTCTCGCGCCTTCAGAGGGGGGTGAGGGAACTTGGACCAGCGAATTCTTAGGAGCGCCCGTCGGGGCGCGACGGCGCCCCCAGACCGCTTCTTTGGAACTCCAGGAGGGTATCCATGGCGAAGATCGTGGAATGCGTCCCCAATTTCTCCGAGGGCCGCGACGAGTCGGTGATCCGGCAGATCACCGACGCCATCGAGTCGGTAGAGGGCATCCAGCTCAAGGACGTGGACCGCGGCGCGGAAATGAACCGCGTGGTGGTGACCTTTTTCGGCCCCCCCGACGCCGTGGAGGAGGCGGCCTTCCGGGGCATCGCCAAGGCCGCCGAGGTCATCGACATGTCGAAGCACCACGGCACCCATCCCCGGATGGGGGCCACCGACGTCTGCCCCTTCGTCCCCGTGAACGAGGTCACGATGGAGGAGTGCGCGGACATGGCCCGCCGTGTGGGCCGGAGGGTTGGGGAGGAATTGCGCATCCCCGTATACCTGTACGAGCACGCCGCCTCCCGCCCCGAGCGACGAAACCTGGCCAACATCCGCCGGGGCGAATACGAGGGCCTCGCCCGAAAACTCAAGGACCCGGAGTGGGCGCCCGATTTCGGCCCCGCCATCTTCAACGCCCGGGCCGGCGCCACCGTCCTGGGGGCCCGCGAATTTCTCATCGCCTACAACGTGGACCTCAATTCGCGCGCCAAGGACCACGCCACCGACATCGCCTTCGAACTGCGCGAGAAAGGGCGGTCGGTGCGGACGGGCAACGTGAAGCCCTTCTACTTCATGGGAAAGATCCTCAAGCACGAGCCCGGGAAGTTCTTTTGCGGCTCGTGCGACCAGGTCGCCCCGACGCCCGCCGACCTCTTCGACCACATCGAAAAGGCCCACGGGTACGACGGCCGGGCCCTCTACCGCCTGAACGACGTGGACCCCGATCGTCTGACCGGGGAATCCGTGAAAAAGCCCGGCATCTTCAAGGCCTGCAAGGCCATCGGTTGGGAGGTGCCCCAGTTCGGGCGCTCCCAGATCTCCATCAACCTGACGGACTACAAGGTGACTCCCACCCACGCCGTCCTGGAAAAGGCCCGCGAACTCGCCGCCGAGAGGGGCCTCGTGGTGACGGGCTCGGAAATCGTGGGCCTCGTCCCGCTGGCCGCCATGATGGAGACGGGGAAGTTCTACCTTCGGCGCCAGGGCCGTTCGGCGGGCGTGCCGGTGGACGACGTCCTGGAGACGGCCGTCCAGAGCCTGGGTTTGAGGGACGTGGCCCCCTTCGACGTGAAGGAAAAGGTCATCGGATACCCCTCGGTCCCCGAGGACGCCCTCATCGCGAAGCGCACCGACGCTTTCGTCCACGAGGTCTCCCGCGATTCCCCCGCCCCGGGCGGCGGTTCCGTGGCGGCCCTGGCGGGCGCGCTGGGGGCGGCGCTGGCCTCCATGGTGGCCAACCTCACGGTGGGAAAGCCCGGGTACGAGTCCGCCTTCGACGACATGGCGGCCGCCGCCGAGGAGGCCCAGGAGGTGAAGGACCGGCTCCTCCGAGCGGTGGACGAGGACACGCGAGCCTTCAACGCCTACATGGACGCGCTCCGCCTCCCCAAGGGCACCGAGGCCGAGAAGGCCGCCCGAAAGGCCGCCCTGCAGGCGGGCCTCAAGCAGGCCGTGGCCGTGCCCTTGGAGACGGCCCGCCTGGGGCTCCGCGCCATGGCCCTGGCCCGGCGCGCCGCCGAGTCGGGAAACAAGAACTCCGTTTCCGACGCGGGCGTGGGCGCCCAGATGGGCTTCGCGTGCGTCGGCGGGGCCTGCCTCAACGTGCGCATCAACCTGCCGGGAATCCTCGATGGGGATTTCGTCGAAGAAATGAAACGCGCCGCGACGGAACTCGAGAACGACGCCCGCCGGCTCCTCGAGGAGACCCTCGCCGTCGTGCTCGCCAAGATCGAGAAGAAGTAGCGGGGGACGGGCGCGCCGGGGTCCGAGCCGCGGACGGCGTCGGGCGGGCGGTCAGGGCATCGGCCCCTCCGCCAGGGAGCGGCAGACCATGTCGATCCAGTCCTTCCGCGTGAAGGAGCCGTCCCACGCGGCCCAGTCCTTGAGGACGTCGGCCTCCTGGATTTGGGCCGGAGTCTGGCCCCGGCCCCACTCCCGGCGCACGACGTCGATGGTTTGAAGCAGCATGGCCCGATACGCCCGAACCTCCTCGGCGGTGAGATCTTTCCCGTGGCCGGGGATGATCCGGGCGCCGGGAGGCGCCAGGTCCAGGACCCTCTCCAGAACCTCGGGGAGCCTGAGGGCGGAGCCCCCGTGGTCCACGTCCACGAAGGGGAATTGCCCCTGGAACACGACGTCGCCGACGAAGAGGACGTTGGCGCGTTCGAAGAGGACCACCGAATCCCCGTCCGTGTGGCCTCCCGTCAGGGGCACGATGCGGATCCGCTCCCCGTTCAGGTCCAACCCCACCTCCCCCGTGAAGGTCAGGCGGGGCCTGGCCTCCGGCGGAAGGGCCTCGTGGCTCTCCCCCAGAAGGGTCTGGCCGCTCGAAAGAAGGGGCAGGACGGACCTGTGGGCCAGGATGACCGCCCCTTTCCCCAGACTCCCGTTGCCCGCCGTGTGGTCGAAGTGCCAGTGGGTGTTGACGATGTAACGGGCCTCCCGGGCGCCGATCCGTTCCAGTTGCTCCTCCAGGGCCTTCTGAGCCTGCGGGAAGCCCGTGTCCACGAGGAGGGTCCCCTCGGGGCCCTTCAGAGCCAGGATGTTCACCCATTCCACGCGGACCTTGTGGAGCCCTCCGCCCAAGGACACGACTTCCGCCCGCGGCGGCCGGGCCTGGGCGGATGCGCACACCCCACCCGCAAGCAGGGTTCCCGCGGCGAGGACAAGGAAGGCCGCCGTACCTCTCCATCTTCGAAGAACACTCATGGCCCCTCCTGCCCGATCCTTCCCCGCGCCTCCCCGGGCATCTCGAAGCGGCCGTCCTCCAACGGGATGTTGATCTCCACCTTCGTGACGGAGGCCCGGCCCGTAAATGCCCAACCGCTGGAAGTCATGGTGCGCGGAAAAAGAAGACCCTCCACGGGAACGTAGTCTTGAAGGGTTCGCTCGACCCGCGCCACCGACCCTTGAATCGAAATCTCCCCCACGATCCGCGTGGGAAGGAAGGTGGTCCCGTCGAGCCAGTAGATGACGCGGATCCCCAGGGGAAGCGTGACCGCCAGTTTGTGGTGCGGCTTCGCCTCGTACGACTCCATGCCCAGGTATCGCGCGGGGTGGTCGAAAAACGCTGGAAAAAGGAAGGCGATGTCCAGCTCGAAGTCCCGACCCTCTTCTTCGGGCAGGAGCTTCGGGCCGGGGTCTCTCCCGTCCTCCGGCGGAGCGCCCTTCAAGTAGCCGGCCCGTTTGCCGTCGAAGACGAGGATGTAGTCGGCGGACTCGCTGCGGATCCGGTCGGGGCGCTTGATCTCGTGCGTCACCGTCCTCGGCTTGGCGGCGGGAGTCATCTGGATGCGGAGGGTGCGGACGGCGGCGATCCTGTCGGCGCCGCCCATGGCCGCGGCGCACCGGGCCACTACCTGCGGAGCCGTGAGGGGAGGGTCCGCCGCGCCTGAGGCCAGCCCAGAAAGCAGAAACGTGAGGATCAAAGTTCTCCGAATCGCCGTGTAATCTCCCATTTCAACCCCTCTGCGCCGTATGTTTTCTCAAGACGTTGAGCCTGCACACGGAGCGGAATCGGAATTTCTCGAAGGTTGTACCGCCGTTTCGGGCCAACCCCTCGGTGACTCGGCGTGCCTCCTGAAGGATGCGGTCCCTGCGGATCGGGTCCTCCTCGAAGACTTCCATCAAGCGGGCGAAATCCAGAAAAGACCTCTCGATGTAATAGAAGGACTCGAACTCCTCTTTCAGCCCATACGCGCCCGCGGATCGAAGGGCCTCGTAAGCGGCCGCCTGGACCTTCGACTCGTCTTCGTGGAGCCGGACGACCTCCGAATACGCTCCAGGGCACGCCACGGGCTCCACGAAATAGGCTGCCCCACATGGGGACAAGATCCGCTCGCACTCCAGAAGGGCCGTGGGCATATCATCCCGCGGGACGTGGTGGAAGCTTGCGACGTAGTAAACGAGGTCGGCACACCGATCTCTCAAGGGAAGCGCTTGAGCGGCCCCCGCGAAAAACCTCTCTGCGCCGCTTGCTGAGGCCGTCAGGGCCTTGGTGATCATCCCCCAGGCGTCGAGGCCCACGGCCCGAGCGCCCTGGGAGGCCATCCAGCGGACGAGGTCCCCTGTACCGCAACCGACGTCCACAGTCACTCTACCGTTGAAGGCGGCAAAGTCGGAGAGCACTTGGGCGTGGGACTCTACTCTTCTCATGGGCCAATGGTTCCCTTCAAGGCGACGATTCGGACCCTCTCGCCTTCGATTCGAAGGTCCGCCTCGTTCCATCCGATTTCCAGGACGGCAGTTTCCAGGAGGACCTCCCCACCTTGGCGACCCCCGTGTTCTTCTGCTGGATGGACCACCCCTCCCACGCCCCTCGTGATCACTCGATCTTGTCAAAGCTGAAGTCGCGGTAGTTGACGCGCTTGACCAGCCGCGTGACGCTCCCCGACGCCTCGCGGACGAAGGTCACGCCCGACTTGTAGCCCTTGGTGAAGAACTCGGTCTCGGATTCTGGGAAGATCTCGATCCTGGGCTCGTCCGCCGGTTTGAGGAAGATCCGGCTCCCCTCGACGATCACCTGCCAGATGGCCCCGGATTCGCTCCGGTAGGTCCCGGCGTAGTCGGCAAGGACGCGGAAGTCGATGGGTGCCTCCTTCTTGTCGTTGGGCACGTTCTCCCAGAGGACGTTGACGATCTGCCAGCGGTCGCGTAGCTTGACCATGCTCAGGTGCTCCACGTGGTAGGCCGAATCGACGCGCACCGTCGCGGTGGTCCGGGCCAGATCGCGCACGGTCACCTTGATCTGGCGCTGGTCCGCCGGCGTGGCCTTGTCGCCGCCCTGGCGCGTCATTTCGAGAAACCTTTCTCGATCCTGCTGCCAGAAGAAATCGTCCCCGGCCACGGTGACGGCGGCGATGCGCCGCACGAATTCGGGGTGGAGCACCCGCTCCACCCTGGCGGCGTCCCCATCGAACCAGCCCTCGGCGTAGTCGAGCGCCGCCTGGGCCGCGTCGGCCCCCTGCGACTGCAGTCGGGCCTTGGCCTCGGCCACGACCTTGTCGGAGGCGAAGGAGAAATGCATCTGCACGATGAGCCACCGGCCCGCACGCTTTTCGAGGATCCCGGTCCAGCGCGTGTCCTTCCAACCGATGGGCCTGCCGTCCCACTCCCCGAGATCGTCGAGGATGCACGACCACCAGGCCACGTCCCCCGACCGCGACACATCGATGCGCATTTCGCGGATCTCCATCTTGGTGGCCTTGAAGCGCGGGTCCATCCAGAAGTCGAATCTCTTCACCCACTGGTCCCAGCCGACCGTGATCTCGGAATCGGGGTTGAACATGAACAGCCGGTCGTCGCGGGCGATCACGCTCTCCGCGAGAGGCCGGTCCTTGGTGAGGGCCCAGCCGATGGAGTCGCGGATCGTCTTTTCGATGACCCCCCGATCGCCGGGGCGGGCCTCCTCTGCCGACGAGGCCAGGGTGACCAGGGTAGCGAGAACGGCGAAGATCGAGGCGATTGGTTTCATGGGTCATCTCTCCTCGCAGGAAAGCGTCAGGAAAAGCAGCTTGAAAAAGGGCCGCACACTGGTCAGGCGGATGTCGTCGAGAGATTTCGGAAACGAGCGTTTCCCTGGAGGGATTCTCAGCCAATAGGGCACGAGGACGTGCGCGAGGATGTGGCTCACCGCGAAAAGGGCCGCCGTGCTCGGGGCCGTCAAGTCCTTCATTTCGTTCGGCAGATTGAGGATGCCGTAGAGGAAAGAGGCCACGAGGGCAACGCACGCGGCCTGGACCGCGAGCACCACGAGGAGGGACCGCCAAGGATGCCCGGCGAAAAGGACATTCTCTCTCTGGCCTCCGATGTCGCCCTCCAAGGCGTTCCCTGATCTTGTACCGATTGGGTTCATACCCTCACGCCTTCCCCTTCCAGTCCTACTCCATAGAATCTGCCGTGCTCGCTGGCCTTGGCTCCCGGCGGACCCTTCAAGGTACTTTTCCTTGAGCCTCCGCGACTCGCGCGCAGACCGAGTCAGTGTCCTGGAGGCGTTTCAGGACCCATCGTAGGCCTCCAGCGCCGCGGGCAGGGACCGTGTGACCCCGTGGCCCGCGGCGGGGAGCCCGAGCAGAACGGCGCTGATCACTTCTTCGCGGGAGGCGCCGTTTTCCCTCGCCGCCCTCGCATGGAAAGGCACCCCGCTCTGCAAGCCAACCGCGGCGAGAACCGACAGGTACGCCAGCGCGGAGGTCTTCTTGTCCAGGGCGCTCGCCGCGGAAAGTCCTTGAACCATCTCACCCCAGACCTTCGAGTGGCCCGGCGCTTCCTGCATGAAAGCATGAAACGCGACGCTGATGAGGGGCTGTTCTTCGGTCATGGCTTCCTCCCCCGAATGTTCATGGGCCGCGGGCGTGAAGCACGAGAAGCGCCTCGTCAAAGGAGCGCCTCACCCCCGGGCCGGTTTCCCTCCCAAATAAACCCTGGAAAACGAAAAGCCACCCACTGACTCGTGCCACAGGGTAAACCCCGTCACGTCGCCGGCGGCATCGCGGGCCAGCCTCAGCTCACCGAGGGAACAGACGAGGATGTCCTTGCCCGCGCAGGCCAGGTCGTGCGTACCCACGGATCTGCGCTGCGAAACCTTGAGCCGGCCATCCTCCCTTGTGATGGAGTACACGGCTCCCAGAACGGGACTGTAGTAGAGGCCCGTCACCGCGGCGGGCCCTGCGGGCTCCTTCGTGCTTTCGGGAATCCGCGAGGCTGTCAGGAGAGTCCCCTTCAGGTTCAGCTCGATCTTCTCCGCAGGCCCGGCTTCCGGAGCAAGAGCCCGGACGACGATATCCCCTTCGGCGTTGGACACCGAGCCTCCGTCTTTGGGAATGAGCCGGACGTTTCCCTGCCCCAGGTAGGTCCCCCAAGTCTCCTCCCCATCGACCGACAGGCAGACAAGGTCGCCGCCGCCTTCCAGCCGGTAGGTGCCCAGCAGCCGCTCCCGGAGGGCTCCTGCTTCCCCGGAAGGGAAGGGCGGCGCCGCCCGGGTCTTGCTTTCCGTCCGTTTCAAGGACGTCTCGCCGAAGAGCACAAGATCGAGTACCGCGTTGCGAACCTCCAGGGGATCGATGTTCGCGCTGTTGCACAGGACCGCGACGCCGAGATCGGATTGTGGGCAATAGGTCATGTCCGACACGAACGCGGCATCCGAACCTGCATGGCCGACGGTCGCGTTGCCTCGGTATTGGCCCTGGGCGAGACCCATGGCGTAGGGCGCCTCCTCGCCGCTGGTCAGCCTCCCGGGTGTGCAGAGCTTCTCGAAGAGCGCCGCCCCGCCGATCTG
It contains:
- a CDS encoding MBL fold metallo-hydrolase — its product is MSVLRRWRGTAAFLVLAAGTLLAGGVCASAQARPPRAEVVSLGGGLHKVRVEWVNILALKGPEGTLLVDTGFPQAQKALEEQLERIGAREARYIVNTHWHFDHTAGNGSLGKGAVILAHRSVLPLLSSGQTLLGESHEALPPEARPRLTFTGEVGLDLNGERIRIVPLTGGHTDGDSVVLFERANVLFVGDVVFQGQFPFVDVDHGGSALRLPEVLERVLDLAPPGARIIPGHGKDLTAEEVRAYRAMLLQTIDVVRREWGRGQTPAQIQEADVLKDWAAWDGSFTRKDWIDMVCRSLAEGPMP
- a CDS encoding serine hydrolase domain-containing protein, yielding MSRMVEIAVGLALIACSAIGQPKGPADPTDRKLKAKIDLLASKIVAKEGPGFSVAVVKDQKILLCEAYGLANVETGTPMTTETVLNVGSVSKHFTAWAILLLEQRGLLSTADDVHKHLPELPGYGSPLTLAHLLYQTSGLPEYLKLFKYAGLFPSDHRTFSDVHEILKAGAGLEYPPGTRWSYSNTNYALLAEIIQRRTGQTFSAWIQDNLFGPLGMGRTRVPESEVAIVEDRAESYWCSEGALKKYITNARIPGPTLVYTSAADMARWMLNFRNNQIGGAALFEKLCTPGRLTSGEEAPYAMGLAQGQYRGNATVGHAGSDAAFVSDMTYCPQSDLGVAVLCNSANIDPLEVRNAVLDLVLFGETSLKRTESKTRAAPPFPSGEAGALRERLLGTYRLEGGGDLVCLSVDGEETWGTYLGQGNVRLIPKDGGSVSNAEGDIVVRALAPEAGPAEKIELNLKGTLLTASRIPESTKEPAGPAAVTGLYYSPVLGAVYSITREDGRLKVSQRRSVGTHDLACAGKDILVCSLGELRLARDAAGDVTGFTLWHESVGGFSFSRVYLGGKPARG
- a CDS encoding class I SAM-dependent methyltransferase gives rise to the protein MRRVESHAQVLSDFAAFNGRVTVDVGCGTGDLVRWMASQGARAVGLDAWGMITKALTASASGAERFFAGAAQALPLRDRCADLVYYVASFHHVPRDDMPTALLECERILSPCGAAYFVEPVACPGAYSEVVRLHEDESKVQAAAYEALRSAGAYGLKEEFESFYYIERSFLDFARLMEVFEEDPIRRDRILQEARRVTEGLARNGGTTFEKFRFRSVCRLNVLRKHTAQRG
- a CDS encoding carboxymuconolactone decarboxylase family protein yields the protein MTEEQPLISVAFHAFMQEAPGHSKVWGEMVQGLSAASALDKKTSALAYLSVLAAVGLQSGVPFHARAARENGASREEVISAVLLGLPAAGHGVTRSLPAALEAYDGS
- a CDS encoding aspartyl protease family protein, encoding MSRIGEFGAGRGWAAAALLLWASWLAAQEPISTGLARGIALLEEGRYEEAAGVLGKAHRQDPGNLRIAIARTKALLEAARWPEALASAEELAGRFPDDPEAALLQGDCRLYAFDPAGAGEAYQRALEDRRWGSTALTKAATVFQLRRDEEGLSRLLWGGRVEGTRVSPNVEASSARLDPESSRRVDRLRALSARLPDSEELQDELRLQEALASRGGTLVSFPSETPSLARVREIYREPSIPLRLNGTRDTWIALDTGSDSLLLNEDLIRRLNLPVLSETTAEGWGYRGRRRTHVVLVESLEAAGLHIQRLPALVNVRDSEFWSNKAGYIGLGPFLDGVVLYDRRKGRFGLWPSGTKPQTLLGERGFPLPVLWHRGVPIVPVLLQGRGPFPFLLDTGAPYTLLSSLYAPRVGIRVNSGKYGKLYGLGQSGAFTSGVAEQVRISMGPKSYDRRIIFVTDVPQRFPVPLYGILGRDILNDYRMVFDGPGGQVVLQAYDGD
- a CDS encoding nuclear transport factor 2 family protein encodes the protein MKPIASIFAVLATLVTLASSAEEARPGDRGVIEKTIRDSIGWALTKDRPLAESVIARDDRLFMFNPDSEITVGWDQWVKRFDFWMDPRFKATKMEIREMRIDVSRSGDVAWWSCILDDLGEWDGRPIGWKDTRWTGILEKRAGRWLIVQMHFSFASDKVVAEAKARLQSQGADAAQAALDYAEGWFDGDAARVERVLHPEFVRRIAAVTVAGDDFFWQQDRERFLEMTRQGGDKATPADQRQIKVTVRDLARTTATVRVDSAYHVEHLSMVKLRDRWQIVNVLWENVPNDKKEAPIDFRVLADYAGTYRSESGAIWQVIVEGSRIFLKPADEPRIEIFPESETEFFTKGYKSGVTFVREASGSVTRLVKRVNYRDFSFDKIE
- a CDS encoding iron-sulfur cluster assembly accessory protein is translated as MIELTEQAVEAVKSFRKAEGREVSGLRIAVVGGGCSGFQYDLSLAEKASENDEVYDFGGLSVFVDKTSLIYLKGTVVDYVNDLRGSGFVFQNPNAQTSCGCGHSFEA
- the ftcD gene encoding glutamate formimidoyltransferase translates to MAKIVECVPNFSEGRDESVIRQITDAIESVEGIQLKDVDRGAEMNRVVVTFFGPPDAVEEAAFRGIAKAAEVIDMSKHHGTHPRMGATDVCPFVPVNEVTMEECADMARRVGRRVGEELRIPVYLYEHAASRPERRNLANIRRGEYEGLARKLKDPEWAPDFGPAIFNARAGATVLGAREFLIAYNVDLNSRAKDHATDIAFELREKGRSVRTGNVKPFYFMGKILKHEPGKFFCGSCDQVAPTPADLFDHIEKAHGYDGRALYRLNDVDPDRLTGESVKKPGIFKACKAIGWEVPQFGRSQISINLTDYKVTPTHAVLEKARELAAERGLVVTGSEIVGLVPLAAMMETGKFYLRRQGRSAGVPVDDVLETAVQSLGLRDVAPFDVKEKVIGYPSVPEDALIAKRTDAFVHEVSRDSPAPGGGSVAALAGALGAALASMVANLTVGKPGYESAFDDMAAAAEEAQEVKDRLLRAVDEDTRAFNAYMDALRLPKGTEAEKAARKAALQAGLKQAVAVPLETARLGLRAMALARRAAESGNKNSVSDAGVGAQMGFACVGGACLNVRINLPGILDGDFVEEMKRAATELENDARRLLEETLAVVLAKIEKK
- the gltX gene encoding glutamate--tRNA ligase; this encodes MSVRVRFAPSPTGYLHVGGARTALINWLFARRHEGCFVLRVEDTDEARSTPEMTQVILDGLAWLGITWDEGPFLQSERSHLYRETARRLLDAGSAYRCFCSKEALAERRSAAGKPEEWKYDRRCRGLDRTESDARAASGEPFVVRCAVPDEPLQWDDVVKGPIRFEPGEVEDFILLRSDGTPTYHLSVVSDDAAMGITHVIRGEDHVSNTPKQIALYKGLGLAPPVFGHLPLILGMDKRKLSKRHGTVSVLSYRDEGILPLALFNYLAQMGANLGEEPCLPVEEILRRFDLDSLKKSPSVFDREQLRFVNAKILGETPTDELGSLLPPFLAAEGLAPSAIPEPAVAVLKTRAHDLRELAAWMRPFLTEVFPYDEKGRAKALKDPAALPAVASLAERLAEIPEADWTPARLEEVLRRHAEACGIKAGALIHPVRLFLTGRSESPGIFDVLWAMGKPGTLSRLQRGVRELGPANS